Proteins from a single region of Paramormyrops kingsleyae isolate MSU_618 chromosome 9, PKINGS_0.4, whole genome shotgun sequence:
- the LOC111841687 gene encoding sodium bicarbonate cotransporter 3-like isoform X5, producing the protein MSDFWDGALSLTARGPRPARGPRPARGHDEEAVIDLGKTSSTLNTNFEKEELESHRAVYVGVHVPLGRQSKRRHRHRGHKHHRKRRERGGSDREDGRESPTYDTPSQRVQFILGTEDDDEEHIPHDLFTELDELSFREGSTYEWRETARWLKFEEDVEDGGERWSKPYVATLSLHSLFELRSCILNGTVMLDMRANTIEEIAEMVIDSMVASAQLDEGLRVKVREAMLKRHHHQSEKKLSNRIPLVRSIADIGKKHSDPHLLERNGEGLSASRLSLLRRASSIILPSPSSTPIPSPQSSPCPPKRLLPPPRSRLEPPEPRPSWGSIPEVVVFPPEEDKEHPPSEEKPPQDIRRVSLLPPSPEGLLASPQSAPGSLENSKLSECRIISGSRENSTVDFSKVDMNFMRKIPPGAEASNVLVGEVDFLERPIIAFIRLAPAILLTGLTEVPVPTRFLFLLLGPFGKGSQYHEIGRSIATLMTDEIFHDVAYKAKDRNDLLSGIDEFLDQVTVLPPGEWDPKIRIEPPKNVPSQEKRKMPPLPNGLVGASEAEKEVEHHTGPELQRTGRVFGGLVRDVKRKTPFYWSDLRDALSLQCLASILFLYCACMSPVITFGGLLGEATKGNISAIESLFGASLTGVAYSLFAGQPLTILGSTGPVLVFEKILFKFCKDYGLSYLPLRTSIGLWTAFLCLLLVATDASSLVCYITRFTEEAFAALICIIFIYEALEKLFQLGEIYPVNMHSHLDNLTFYTCTCSPPVNATAEAVQRWNQSGFTTESVPWSDLDVTTCKEFDGVFVGLACGHHGPYIPDVLFWSVILFFTTFFLSAFLKQFKTKRYFPTRVRSTISDFAVFITIMIMVLLDYLVGIPSPKLRVPDRFEPTSSNRGWLISPLGDNPWWTLLAASIPALLCTILIFMDQQITAVIINRKEHRLKKGCGYHLDLLVVAVMLGVCSIMGLPWFVAATVLSISHVNSLKLESGCSAPGEQPKFLGIREQRVTGFMIFFLMGLSVFMTSVLKFIPMPVLYGVFLYMGVSSLKGIQFFDRIKLFGMPAKHQPDLIYLRYVPLWKVHLFTIIQLTCLILLWVIKVSSAAVVFPMMVLALVFVRKLLDFTCFSKRDLSWLDDLMPENKKKKEDDKKKKKKEEEEEEEESEPMLETDELDSARIRFGEQDVLKLPAKSLKDSQEKMPVKINIEDETREKTVDAETSL; encoded by the exons ATGTCGGACTTCTGGGACGGAGCGCTAAGCCTGACGGCCAGGGGCCCCCGTCCTGCCAGGGGCCCCCGTCCTGCCAgg GGACATGATGAGGAGGCTGTCATCGACCTGGGGAAGACCAGCTCCACCTTAAACACAAACTTTGAGAAGGAGGAGCTTGAAA gtCACCGAGCCGTGTATGTCGGCGTCCACGTCCCGCTGGGCAGGCAGAGCAAGCGCCGGCACCGACACCGGGGCCACAAGCACCACCGCAAGCGGCGGGAGCGGGGGGGCTCCGACCGCGAGGACGGCCGCGAGTCGCCCACCTACG acacgcCCTCCCAGCGGGTCCAGTTCATCCTGGGCACCGAAGACGACGATGAGGAGCACATTCCACATGACCTCTTCACAGAGCTGGACGAGCTGTCCTTCCGGGAAGGGAGCACCTACGAGTGGAGGGAGACAGCCAG GTGGTTGAAGTTCGAGGAGGATGTGGAGGACGGTGGCGAGCGCTGGAGCAAGCCCTACGTGGCCACGCTGTCACTGCACAGCCTGTTCGAGCTGCGCAGCTGCATCCTCAACGGCACCGTCATGCTCGACATGCGGGCAAACACCATTGAGGAGATCGCAG AAATGGTGATCGACAGCATGGTGGCGTCTGCGCAGCTGGACGAGGGGCTGCGTGTGAAGGTACGGGAAGCCATGCTAAAGCGACATCACCACCAGAGTGAGAAGAAGCTGAGCAATCGCATCCCGCTGGTGCGCTCCATCGCCGACATAGGCAAGAAACACTCCGACCCGCATTTGCTCGAGCGCAACG GGGAGGGCCTCTCCGCCTCTCGTCTTTCCCTGCTGCGCCGAGCTTCTTCCATAATCCTTCCctcccccagctccacccccatcCCATCCCCCCAAAGTAGCCCCTGCCCCCCAAAGCGCCTCCTGCCCCCGCCTCGGTCCCGCTTGGAGCCCCCGGAGCCCCGCCCCAGCTGGGGAAGCATCCCCGAGGTGGTCGTTTTCCCCCCTGAGGAAGACAAAGAGCACCCCCCTTCGGAGGAGAAGCCCCCACAGGACATTCGCCGTGTATCCCTGCTGCCCCCATCACCAGAAG GTCTCCTGGCGTCTCCACAGTCGGCTCCAGGAAGCCTAGAGAACAGCAAACTCAGCGAGTGTCGGATCATCAGTGGCAGTCGGGAGAACAGCACCGTGGACTTCAGCAAG GTGGACATGAACTTCATGAGGAAGATCCCACCAGGCGCCGAGGCCTCCAATGTGCTGGTGGGCGAGGTGGACTTCCTGGAGAGGCCCATCATCGCCTTCATCCGCCTGGCCCCCGCCATTCTCCTCACGGGCCTGACGGAGGTGCCCGTGCCCACCAG GTTCCTCTTCCTGCTTCTCGGCCCATTTGGCAAAGGGTCTCAGTACCATGAAATCGGGAGGTCTATCGCCACGCTGATGACAGATGAG ATTTTCCACGACGTCGCGTACAAGGCCAAAGACCGGAATGACCTCCTGTCCGGCATCGACGAGTTCCTAGACCAGGTAACCGTGTTACCGCCTGGGGAATGGGACCCCAAGATACGGATCGAGCCCCCGAAGAACGTCCCGTCTCAG GAGAAGAGGAAGATGCCCCCCCTGCCGAATGGCTTGGTGGGGGCCTCGGAGGCAGAGAAGGAGGTGGAGCATCATACAGGGCCGGAGCTCCAGCGGACAGGACG GGTCTTCGGCGGCCTGGTGAGGGATGTGAAGCGAAAGACCCCCTTCTATTGGAGCGACCTGCGCGATGCGCTGAGCCTCCAGTGCTTGGCCTCCATCCTCTTCCTCTACTGCGCTTGCATGTCGCCCGTCATCACCTTCGGCGGCCTGCTGGGCGAGGCCACCAAGGGCAACATC AGTGCCATCGAGTCCCTGTTTGGCGCCTCTCTGACAGGTGTCGCCTACTCCCTGTTTGCGGGACAGCCTCTCACTATCCTGGGCAGCACTGGGCCCGTCCTGGTCTTTGAGAAGATCCTCTTCAAGTTCTGCAA GGACTACGGCCTCTCCTACCTGCCCCTGCGCACCAGCATAGGCCTGTGGACGGCCTTCCTGTGCCTGCTTCTGGTTGCCACGGACGCCAGCTCGCTGGTCTGCTACATCACCCGCTTCACGGAGGAAGCCTTCGCCGCTCTCATCTGCATCATCTTCATCTACGAGGCGCTGGAGAAGCTCTTCCAGCTGGGTGAGATCTACCCCGTCAACATGCACAGCCACCTGGACAACCTGACCTTCTACAC GTGCACGTGTTCTCCACCTGTCAATGCCACTGCTGAGGCTGTGCAGCGCTGGAATCAGTCTGGCTTCACGACAGAATCCGTTCCCTGGAGCGATCTGGACGTGACA acatgtaagGAGTTTGACGGCGTGTTTGTCGGCCTGGCCTGTGGACACCATGGACCCTACATCCCAGATGTGCTCTTCTGGTCTGTCATCCTCTTCTTTACCACGTTCTTCCTCTCCGCCTTCCTCAAGCAGTTCAAGACCAAGCGCTACTTCCCCACAAGG GTTCGCTCCACCATCAGTGACTTTGCAGTGTTCATCACCATCATGATAATGGTCCTGCTTGACTACCTTGTGGGCATCCCTTCTCCCAAGCTGCGTGTCCCCGACCGATTTGAG CCCACCTCCAGCAACCGAGGCTGGCTCATCTCCCCGCTGGGGGACAACCCGTGGTGGACGCTGCTGGCGGCTTCCATCCCGGCCCTGCTCTGCACCATCCTCATCTTCATGGACCAGCAGATCACGGCAGTCATAATCAACCGGAAGGAGCACCGGCTCAAG AAGGGCTGCGGGTATCACCTGGATCTGCTGGTGGTGGCAGTGATGCTGGGCGTGTGCTCCATCATGGGCCTGCCGTGGTTCGTGGCCGCCACCGTGCTCTCCATCTCGCACGTCAACAGCCTGAAGCTGGAATCGGGCTGCTCGGCCCCCGGGGAGCAGCCCAAGTTCCTGGGCATCCGCGAGCAGAGGGTCACCGGCTTCATGATCTTCTTCCTCATGGGCCTGTCAGTCTTCATGACCTCTGTGCTCAAG tttatCCCTATGCCTGTTCTCTATGGGGTCTTTCTGTATATGGGGGTGTCATCGCTGAAGGGTATCCAG TTTTTCGACCGGATAAAACTGTTCGGCATGCCGGCGAAGCACCAGCCCGACCTGATCTACCTACGCTACGTGCCGTTATGGAAGGTGCACCTCTTCACCATCATCCAGCTCACCTGCCTCATTCTGCTCTGGGTCATCAAGGTGTCTTCGGCCGCCGTCGTCTTCCCCATGATG GTGCTTGCGCTGGTGTTTGTCCGGAAGCTCTTGGACTTCACCTGCTTCAGCAAGCGGGACCTCAGCTGGCTGGACGACCTCATGCCCGAGaacaagaagaagaaggaggacgacaagaagaagaagaagaaggaggaggaggaagaggaggag GAGTCGGAGCCCATGCTGGAAACAGACGAGCTCGACTCAGCCAGAATCCGCTTCGGGGAGCAGGATGTGCTTAAGCTCCCAGCCAAATCTCTCAAAGACAG
- the LOC111841687 gene encoding sodium bicarbonate cotransporter 3-like isoform X6 encodes MSDFWDGALSLTARGPRPARGPRPARGHDEEAVIDLGKTSSTLNTNFEKEELESHRAVYVGVHVPLGRQSKRRHRHRGHKHHRKRRERGGSDREDGRESPTYDTPSQRVQFILGTEDDDEEHIPHDLFTELDELSFREGSTYEWRETARWLKFEEDVEDGGERWSKPYVATLSLHSLFELRSCILNGTVMLDMRANTIEEIAEMVIDSMVASAQLDEGLRVKVREAMLKRHHHQSEKKLSNRIPLVRSIADIGKKHSDPHLLERNGLLASPQSAPGSLENSKLSECRIISGSRENSTVDFSKVDMNFMRKIPPGAEASNVLVGEVDFLERPIIAFIRLAPAILLTGLTEVPVPTRFLFLLLGPFGKGSQYHEIGRSIATLMTDEIFHDVAYKAKDRNDLLSGIDEFLDQVTVLPPGEWDPKIRIEPPKNVPSQEKRKMPPLPNGLVGASEAEKEVEHHTGPELQRTGRVFGGLVRDVKRKTPFYWSDLRDALSLQCLASILFLYCACMSPVITFGGLLGEATKGNISAIESLFGASLTGVAYSLFAGQPLTILGSTGPVLVFEKILFKFCKDYGLSYLPLRTSIGLWTAFLCLLLVATDASSLVCYITRFTEEAFAALICIIFIYEALEKLFQLGEIYPVNMHSHLDNLTFYTCTCSPPVNATAEAVQRWNQSGFTTESVPWSDLDVTTCKEFDGVFVGLACGHHGPYIPDVLFWSVILFFTTFFLSAFLKQFKTKRYFPTRVRSTISDFAVFITIMIMVLLDYLVGIPSPKLRVPDRFEPTSSNRGWLISPLGDNPWWTLLAASIPALLCTILIFMDQQITAVIINRKEHRLKKGCGYHLDLLVVAVMLGVCSIMGLPWFVAATVLSISHVNSLKLESGCSAPGEQPKFLGIREQRVTGFMIFFLMGLSVFMTSVLKFIPMPVLYGVFLYMGVSSLKGIQFFDRIKLFGMPAKHQPDLIYLRYVPLWKVHLFTIIQLTCLILLWVIKVSSAAVVFPMMVLALVFVRKLLDFTCFSKRDLSWLDDLMPENKKKKEDDKKKKKKEEEEEEEESEPMLETDELDSARIRFGEQDVLKLPAKSLKDSSDPSVVNISDEMAKSGVWRAVSFSTDSAKGLKPSASQEKMPVKINIEDETREKTVDAETSL; translated from the exons ATGTCGGACTTCTGGGACGGAGCGCTAAGCCTGACGGCCAGGGGCCCCCGTCCTGCCAGGGGCCCCCGTCCTGCCAgg GGACATGATGAGGAGGCTGTCATCGACCTGGGGAAGACCAGCTCCACCTTAAACACAAACTTTGAGAAGGAGGAGCTTGAAA gtCACCGAGCCGTGTATGTCGGCGTCCACGTCCCGCTGGGCAGGCAGAGCAAGCGCCGGCACCGACACCGGGGCCACAAGCACCACCGCAAGCGGCGGGAGCGGGGGGGCTCCGACCGCGAGGACGGCCGCGAGTCGCCCACCTACG acacgcCCTCCCAGCGGGTCCAGTTCATCCTGGGCACCGAAGACGACGATGAGGAGCACATTCCACATGACCTCTTCACAGAGCTGGACGAGCTGTCCTTCCGGGAAGGGAGCACCTACGAGTGGAGGGAGACAGCCAG GTGGTTGAAGTTCGAGGAGGATGTGGAGGACGGTGGCGAGCGCTGGAGCAAGCCCTACGTGGCCACGCTGTCACTGCACAGCCTGTTCGAGCTGCGCAGCTGCATCCTCAACGGCACCGTCATGCTCGACATGCGGGCAAACACCATTGAGGAGATCGCAG AAATGGTGATCGACAGCATGGTGGCGTCTGCGCAGCTGGACGAGGGGCTGCGTGTGAAGGTACGGGAAGCCATGCTAAAGCGACATCACCACCAGAGTGAGAAGAAGCTGAGCAATCGCATCCCGCTGGTGCGCTCCATCGCCGACATAGGCAAGAAACACTCCGACCCGCATTTGCTCGAGCGCAACG GTCTCCTGGCGTCTCCACAGTCGGCTCCAGGAAGCCTAGAGAACAGCAAACTCAGCGAGTGTCGGATCATCAGTGGCAGTCGGGAGAACAGCACCGTGGACTTCAGCAAG GTGGACATGAACTTCATGAGGAAGATCCCACCAGGCGCCGAGGCCTCCAATGTGCTGGTGGGCGAGGTGGACTTCCTGGAGAGGCCCATCATCGCCTTCATCCGCCTGGCCCCCGCCATTCTCCTCACGGGCCTGACGGAGGTGCCCGTGCCCACCAG GTTCCTCTTCCTGCTTCTCGGCCCATTTGGCAAAGGGTCTCAGTACCATGAAATCGGGAGGTCTATCGCCACGCTGATGACAGATGAG ATTTTCCACGACGTCGCGTACAAGGCCAAAGACCGGAATGACCTCCTGTCCGGCATCGACGAGTTCCTAGACCAGGTAACCGTGTTACCGCCTGGGGAATGGGACCCCAAGATACGGATCGAGCCCCCGAAGAACGTCCCGTCTCAG GAGAAGAGGAAGATGCCCCCCCTGCCGAATGGCTTGGTGGGGGCCTCGGAGGCAGAGAAGGAGGTGGAGCATCATACAGGGCCGGAGCTCCAGCGGACAGGACG GGTCTTCGGCGGCCTGGTGAGGGATGTGAAGCGAAAGACCCCCTTCTATTGGAGCGACCTGCGCGATGCGCTGAGCCTCCAGTGCTTGGCCTCCATCCTCTTCCTCTACTGCGCTTGCATGTCGCCCGTCATCACCTTCGGCGGCCTGCTGGGCGAGGCCACCAAGGGCAACATC AGTGCCATCGAGTCCCTGTTTGGCGCCTCTCTGACAGGTGTCGCCTACTCCCTGTTTGCGGGACAGCCTCTCACTATCCTGGGCAGCACTGGGCCCGTCCTGGTCTTTGAGAAGATCCTCTTCAAGTTCTGCAA GGACTACGGCCTCTCCTACCTGCCCCTGCGCACCAGCATAGGCCTGTGGACGGCCTTCCTGTGCCTGCTTCTGGTTGCCACGGACGCCAGCTCGCTGGTCTGCTACATCACCCGCTTCACGGAGGAAGCCTTCGCCGCTCTCATCTGCATCATCTTCATCTACGAGGCGCTGGAGAAGCTCTTCCAGCTGGGTGAGATCTACCCCGTCAACATGCACAGCCACCTGGACAACCTGACCTTCTACAC GTGCACGTGTTCTCCACCTGTCAATGCCACTGCTGAGGCTGTGCAGCGCTGGAATCAGTCTGGCTTCACGACAGAATCCGTTCCCTGGAGCGATCTGGACGTGACA acatgtaagGAGTTTGACGGCGTGTTTGTCGGCCTGGCCTGTGGACACCATGGACCCTACATCCCAGATGTGCTCTTCTGGTCTGTCATCCTCTTCTTTACCACGTTCTTCCTCTCCGCCTTCCTCAAGCAGTTCAAGACCAAGCGCTACTTCCCCACAAGG GTTCGCTCCACCATCAGTGACTTTGCAGTGTTCATCACCATCATGATAATGGTCCTGCTTGACTACCTTGTGGGCATCCCTTCTCCCAAGCTGCGTGTCCCCGACCGATTTGAG CCCACCTCCAGCAACCGAGGCTGGCTCATCTCCCCGCTGGGGGACAACCCGTGGTGGACGCTGCTGGCGGCTTCCATCCCGGCCCTGCTCTGCACCATCCTCATCTTCATGGACCAGCAGATCACGGCAGTCATAATCAACCGGAAGGAGCACCGGCTCAAG AAGGGCTGCGGGTATCACCTGGATCTGCTGGTGGTGGCAGTGATGCTGGGCGTGTGCTCCATCATGGGCCTGCCGTGGTTCGTGGCCGCCACCGTGCTCTCCATCTCGCACGTCAACAGCCTGAAGCTGGAATCGGGCTGCTCGGCCCCCGGGGAGCAGCCCAAGTTCCTGGGCATCCGCGAGCAGAGGGTCACCGGCTTCATGATCTTCTTCCTCATGGGCCTGTCAGTCTTCATGACCTCTGTGCTCAAG tttatCCCTATGCCTGTTCTCTATGGGGTCTTTCTGTATATGGGGGTGTCATCGCTGAAGGGTATCCAG TTTTTCGACCGGATAAAACTGTTCGGCATGCCGGCGAAGCACCAGCCCGACCTGATCTACCTACGCTACGTGCCGTTATGGAAGGTGCACCTCTTCACCATCATCCAGCTCACCTGCCTCATTCTGCTCTGGGTCATCAAGGTGTCTTCGGCCGCCGTCGTCTTCCCCATGATG GTGCTTGCGCTGGTGTTTGTCCGGAAGCTCTTGGACTTCACCTGCTTCAGCAAGCGGGACCTCAGCTGGCTGGACGACCTCATGCCCGAGaacaagaagaagaaggaggacgacaagaagaagaagaagaaggaggaggaggaagaggaggag GAGTCGGAGCCCATGCTGGAAACAGACGAGCTCGACTCAGCCAGAATCCGCTTCGGGGAGCAGGATGTGCTTAAGCTCCCAGCCAAATCTCTCAAAGACAG CTCTGATCCTTCCGTCGTAAACATTTCTGACGAAATGGCCAAAAGCGGCGTGTGGAGAGCTGTTTCCTTTTCGACTGACAGTGCCAAAGGTCTGAAGCCTAGTGCAAG
- the LOC111841687 gene encoding sodium bicarbonate cotransporter 3-like isoform X7: MSDFWDGALSLTARGPRPARGPRPARGHDEEAVIDLGKTSSTLNTNFEKEELESHRAVYVGVHVPLGRQSKRRHRHRGHKHHRKRRERGGSDREDGRESPTYDTPSQRVQFILGTEDDDEEHIPHDLFTELDELSFREGSTYEWRETARWLKFEEDVEDGGERWSKPYVATLSLHSLFELRSCILNGTVMLDMRANTIEEIAEMVIDSMVASAQLDEGLRVKVREAMLKRHHHQSEKKLSNRIPLVRSIADIGKKHSDPHLLERNGEGLSASRLSLLRRASSIILPSPSSTPIPSPQSSPCPPKRLLPPPRSRLEPPEPRPSWGSIPEVVVFPPEEDKEHPPSEEKPPQDIRRVSLLPPSPEGLLASPQSAPGSLENSKLSECRIISGSRENSTVDFSKDCHPSFHCSCGSNGGSPRKAAVDMNFMRKIPPGAEASNVLVGEVDFLERPIIAFIRLAPAILLTGLTEVPVPTRFLFLLLGPFGKGSQYHEIGRSIATLMTDEIFHDVAYKAKDRNDLLSGIDEFLDQVTVLPPGEWDPKIRIEPPKNVPSQEKRKMPPLPNGLVGASEAEKEVEHHTGPELQRTGRVFGGLVRDVKRKTPFYWSDLRDALSLQCLASILFLYCACMSPVITFGGLLGEATKGNISAIESLFGASLTGVAYSLFAGQPLTILGSTGPVLVFEKILFKFCKDYGLSYLPLRTSIGLWTAFLCLLLVATDASSLVCYITRFTEEAFAALICIIFIYEALEKLFQLGEIYPVNMHSHLDNLTFYTCTCSPPVNATAEAVQRWNQSGFTTESVPWSDLDVTTCKEFDGVFVGLACGHHGPYIPDVLFWSVILFFTTFFLSAFLKQFKTKRYFPTRVRSTISDFAVFITIMIMVLLDYLVGIPSPKLRVPDRFEPTSSNRGWLISPLGDNPWWTLLAASIPALLCTILIFMDQQITAVIINRKEHRLKKGCGYHLDLLVVAVMLGVCSIMGLPWFVAATVLSISHVNSLKLESGCSAPGEQPKFLGIREQRVTGFMIFFLMGLSVFMTSVLKFIPMPVLYGVFLYMGVSSLKGIQFFDRIKLFGMPAKHQPDLIYLRYVPLWKVHLFTIIQLTCLILLWVIKVSSAAVVFPMMVLALVFVRKLLDFTCFSKRDLSWLDDLMPENKKKKEDDKKKKKKEEEEEEEESEPMLETDELDSARIRFGEQDVLKLPAKSLKDSSDPSVVNISDEMAKSGVWRAVSFSTDSAKGLKPSASQEKMPVKINIEDETREKTVDAETSL, encoded by the exons ATGTCGGACTTCTGGGACGGAGCGCTAAGCCTGACGGCCAGGGGCCCCCGTCCTGCCAGGGGCCCCCGTCCTGCCAgg GGACATGATGAGGAGGCTGTCATCGACCTGGGGAAGACCAGCTCCACCTTAAACACAAACTTTGAGAAGGAGGAGCTTGAAA gtCACCGAGCCGTGTATGTCGGCGTCCACGTCCCGCTGGGCAGGCAGAGCAAGCGCCGGCACCGACACCGGGGCCACAAGCACCACCGCAAGCGGCGGGAGCGGGGGGGCTCCGACCGCGAGGACGGCCGCGAGTCGCCCACCTACG acacgcCCTCCCAGCGGGTCCAGTTCATCCTGGGCACCGAAGACGACGATGAGGAGCACATTCCACATGACCTCTTCACAGAGCTGGACGAGCTGTCCTTCCGGGAAGGGAGCACCTACGAGTGGAGGGAGACAGCCAG GTGGTTGAAGTTCGAGGAGGATGTGGAGGACGGTGGCGAGCGCTGGAGCAAGCCCTACGTGGCCACGCTGTCACTGCACAGCCTGTTCGAGCTGCGCAGCTGCATCCTCAACGGCACCGTCATGCTCGACATGCGGGCAAACACCATTGAGGAGATCGCAG AAATGGTGATCGACAGCATGGTGGCGTCTGCGCAGCTGGACGAGGGGCTGCGTGTGAAGGTACGGGAAGCCATGCTAAAGCGACATCACCACCAGAGTGAGAAGAAGCTGAGCAATCGCATCCCGCTGGTGCGCTCCATCGCCGACATAGGCAAGAAACACTCCGACCCGCATTTGCTCGAGCGCAACG GGGAGGGCCTCTCCGCCTCTCGTCTTTCCCTGCTGCGCCGAGCTTCTTCCATAATCCTTCCctcccccagctccacccccatcCCATCCCCCCAAAGTAGCCCCTGCCCCCCAAAGCGCCTCCTGCCCCCGCCTCGGTCCCGCTTGGAGCCCCCGGAGCCCCGCCCCAGCTGGGGAAGCATCCCCGAGGTGGTCGTTTTCCCCCCTGAGGAAGACAAAGAGCACCCCCCTTCGGAGGAGAAGCCCCCACAGGACATTCGCCGTGTATCCCTGCTGCCCCCATCACCAGAAG GTCTCCTGGCGTCTCCACAGTCGGCTCCAGGAAGCCTAGAGAACAGCAAACTCAGCGAGTGTCGGATCATCAGTGGCAGTCGGGAGAACAGCACCGTGGACTTCAGCAAG GACTGCCACCCCTCCTTTCACTGTAGTTGTGGCTCTAATGGAGGGAGCCCCAGGAAAGCAGCC GTGGACATGAACTTCATGAGGAAGATCCCACCAGGCGCCGAGGCCTCCAATGTGCTGGTGGGCGAGGTGGACTTCCTGGAGAGGCCCATCATCGCCTTCATCCGCCTGGCCCCCGCCATTCTCCTCACGGGCCTGACGGAGGTGCCCGTGCCCACCAG GTTCCTCTTCCTGCTTCTCGGCCCATTTGGCAAAGGGTCTCAGTACCATGAAATCGGGAGGTCTATCGCCACGCTGATGACAGATGAG ATTTTCCACGACGTCGCGTACAAGGCCAAAGACCGGAATGACCTCCTGTCCGGCATCGACGAGTTCCTAGACCAGGTAACCGTGTTACCGCCTGGGGAATGGGACCCCAAGATACGGATCGAGCCCCCGAAGAACGTCCCGTCTCAG GAGAAGAGGAAGATGCCCCCCCTGCCGAATGGCTTGGTGGGGGCCTCGGAGGCAGAGAAGGAGGTGGAGCATCATACAGGGCCGGAGCTCCAGCGGACAGGACG GGTCTTCGGCGGCCTGGTGAGGGATGTGAAGCGAAAGACCCCCTTCTATTGGAGCGACCTGCGCGATGCGCTGAGCCTCCAGTGCTTGGCCTCCATCCTCTTCCTCTACTGCGCTTGCATGTCGCCCGTCATCACCTTCGGCGGCCTGCTGGGCGAGGCCACCAAGGGCAACATC AGTGCCATCGAGTCCCTGTTTGGCGCCTCTCTGACAGGTGTCGCCTACTCCCTGTTTGCGGGACAGCCTCTCACTATCCTGGGCAGCACTGGGCCCGTCCTGGTCTTTGAGAAGATCCTCTTCAAGTTCTGCAA GGACTACGGCCTCTCCTACCTGCCCCTGCGCACCAGCATAGGCCTGTGGACGGCCTTCCTGTGCCTGCTTCTGGTTGCCACGGACGCCAGCTCGCTGGTCTGCTACATCACCCGCTTCACGGAGGAAGCCTTCGCCGCTCTCATCTGCATCATCTTCATCTACGAGGCGCTGGAGAAGCTCTTCCAGCTGGGTGAGATCTACCCCGTCAACATGCACAGCCACCTGGACAACCTGACCTTCTACAC GTGCACGTGTTCTCCACCTGTCAATGCCACTGCTGAGGCTGTGCAGCGCTGGAATCAGTCTGGCTTCACGACAGAATCCGTTCCCTGGAGCGATCTGGACGTGACA acatgtaagGAGTTTGACGGCGTGTTTGTCGGCCTGGCCTGTGGACACCATGGACCCTACATCCCAGATGTGCTCTTCTGGTCTGTCATCCTCTTCTTTACCACGTTCTTCCTCTCCGCCTTCCTCAAGCAGTTCAAGACCAAGCGCTACTTCCCCACAAGG GTTCGCTCCACCATCAGTGACTTTGCAGTGTTCATCACCATCATGATAATGGTCCTGCTTGACTACCTTGTGGGCATCCCTTCTCCCAAGCTGCGTGTCCCCGACCGATTTGAG CCCACCTCCAGCAACCGAGGCTGGCTCATCTCCCCGCTGGGGGACAACCCGTGGTGGACGCTGCTGGCGGCTTCCATCCCGGCCCTGCTCTGCACCATCCTCATCTTCATGGACCAGCAGATCACGGCAGTCATAATCAACCGGAAGGAGCACCGGCTCAAG AAGGGCTGCGGGTATCACCTGGATCTGCTGGTGGTGGCAGTGATGCTGGGCGTGTGCTCCATCATGGGCCTGCCGTGGTTCGTGGCCGCCACCGTGCTCTCCATCTCGCACGTCAACAGCCTGAAGCTGGAATCGGGCTGCTCGGCCCCCGGGGAGCAGCCCAAGTTCCTGGGCATCCGCGAGCAGAGGGTCACCGGCTTCATGATCTTCTTCCTCATGGGCCTGTCAGTCTTCATGACCTCTGTGCTCAAG tttatCCCTATGCCTGTTCTCTATGGGGTCTTTCTGTATATGGGGGTGTCATCGCTGAAGGGTATCCAG TTTTTCGACCGGATAAAACTGTTCGGCATGCCGGCGAAGCACCAGCCCGACCTGATCTACCTACGCTACGTGCCGTTATGGAAGGTGCACCTCTTCACCATCATCCAGCTCACCTGCCTCATTCTGCTCTGGGTCATCAAGGTGTCTTCGGCCGCCGTCGTCTTCCCCATGATG GTGCTTGCGCTGGTGTTTGTCCGGAAGCTCTTGGACTTCACCTGCTTCAGCAAGCGGGACCTCAGCTGGCTGGACGACCTCATGCCCGAGaacaagaagaagaaggaggacgacaagaagaagaagaagaaggaggaggaggaagaggaggag GAGTCGGAGCCCATGCTGGAAACAGACGAGCTCGACTCAGCCAGAATCCGCTTCGGGGAGCAGGATGTGCTTAAGCTCCCAGCCAAATCTCTCAAAGACAG CTCTGATCCTTCCGTCGTAAACATTTCTGACGAAATGGCCAAAAGCGGCGTGTGGAGAGCTGTTTCCTTTTCGACTGACAGTGCCAAAGGTCTGAAGCCTAGTGCAAG